One part of the Halobellus ruber genome encodes these proteins:
- a CDS encoding DUF6517 family protein, translating to MTFPTDRSRRVSRRRTLAAVGGAVLAGLAGCSDVTDQSFEATSVVLPESAREEVLLAETANESETIEREGPSGNVEVSITSHSAVYQRGPARGAPTVLEKFVSSVNQTPGSGSAINAVASDIGVDGAELSFIKGGVQVSGDQFSLVIPEGARGGDGIAPEQVMALVPGAAVGSDTVTYDGDEPGAFFPGETYFPGETYFPGETYFPGETYFPSETLSPDSPDDVRVFVPNVETVMSSVGMDGLPEGAERVDPGATIDTAGTVFVTQGDVIVTAGDVIDVPADRAFDRGVPAPLGGQPFGVGVLATPNASVAGQSANPLVGMATTDLLQRDATKRVLAATGLTDGDTVEWLGGPREVVLTEDAPSEATLLGTGTDLASFAGVVSGEDGPWAVVLSVARITDDDHVIAVGGTTRPVSTPDRVMEVVGNSGYLISEAAAPGGVPLYTPAFAPFAEFVPEVMGRLQRAPDAATE from the coding sequence ATGACATTCCCGACCGATAGAAGCCGGCGGGTGTCGCGGCGACGGACGCTGGCGGCGGTGGGCGGCGCGGTGCTGGCCGGGTTGGCCGGCTGTTCGGACGTGACCGACCAGTCCTTCGAGGCTACGTCGGTTGTCTTGCCCGAGAGCGCCCGCGAGGAGGTACTGCTAGCCGAGACCGCAAACGAGTCCGAAACCATCGAACGGGAGGGCCCCTCCGGCAACGTGGAGGTGTCGATCACCAGCCACAGCGCGGTCTACCAGCGCGGGCCTGCCCGCGGCGCGCCCACCGTACTGGAGAAGTTCGTCAGCAGCGTCAACCAGACCCCCGGGTCGGGGTCGGCGATCAACGCCGTCGCGAGCGACATCGGCGTCGACGGGGCGGAGCTGTCGTTCATCAAAGGCGGGGTGCAGGTCTCCGGCGACCAGTTCAGCCTGGTCATCCCGGAGGGCGCGCGCGGCGGGGACGGGATTGCCCCCGAGCAAGTGATGGCGCTCGTGCCCGGCGCGGCCGTCGGGAGCGACACGGTGACGTACGACGGCGACGAGCCGGGTGCGTTCTTCCCGGGTGAGACGTACTTCCCAGGTGAGACGTACTTCCCGGGTGAGACGTACTTCCCAGGTGAGACGTACTTCCCGAGTGAGACCCTCTCCCCCGACTCGCCCGACGACGTGCGGGTGTTCGTGCCGAACGTGGAGACGGTGATGAGCAGCGTCGGGATGGACGGGCTGCCCGAGGGTGCCGAGCGGGTCGACCCGGGCGCCACCATCGATACGGCCGGCACGGTGTTCGTCACCCAGGGGGACGTCATCGTCACCGCGGGGGACGTAATTGACGTCCCCGCCGACCGAGCGTTCGACAGGGGCGTCCCGGCCCCGCTAGGTGGCCAGCCGTTCGGGGTGGGTGTGCTGGCGACGCCGAACGCGTCGGTGGCCGGCCAGTCGGCGAACCCGCTGGTGGGGATGGCGACGACGGACCTGCTCCAGCGGGACGCCACAAAGCGGGTGCTGGCCGCGACCGGCCTCACCGACGGGGACACGGTGGAGTGGCTCGGCGGCCCCCGGGAGGTCGTCCTCACGGAGGACGCGCCGTCGGAGGCGACGCTGCTTGGCACCGGGACCGACCTCGCCTCTTTCGCCGGCGTCGTCAGCGGCGAGGACGGTCCGTGGGCGGTGGTGCTGTCGGTGGCGCGGATCACCGACGACGACCACGTGATCGCGGTCGGGGGGACCACCCGGCCGGTCTCGACGCCGGACCGGGTGATGGAGGTCGTCGGCAACTCGGGCTACCTGATCTCCGAGGCCGCGGCACCCGGCGGCGTCCCGCTGTACACGCCCGCGTTCGCCCCCTTTGCCGAGTTCGTCCCCGAGGTGATGGGGCGGCTCCAACGAGCGCCGGACGCTGCAACGGAATAA
- the pheS gene encoding phenylalanine--tRNA ligase subunit alpha, producing the protein MQLPEPQVAVLNAASATEETPIDRLAEAAGLEPETATRAVFELRDEGLLDVAERETVEYEPTDEGRTYVEKHLPETRLYRAAVDAGADEGSVSMGQVIGAADLAGDAVDIALANFGRKGYGTIEGGDLSADPDADPDADPEAEALAALVAGDGVDDADDDVLDRLVSRNLAVRRDRTDRTVTLTDAGVTALMEGVEAAETVDRLTPELLTSGEWEDVEFADYNVEADAPAVQGGSTHVLRQTAERVKDVLVGMGFREMDGPHADADFWINDCLFMPQDHPARTHWDRFALDTPPIDDLPEDLVDRVEAAHREGVGEDGDGYHSPWSEEFARAIALRGHTTSLSMRYLSGEQVGDLDPPQRFFSVEKVYRNDTLDATHLLEFFQIEGWVMAEDLSVRDLMGTFVEFYEQFGITDIQFKPHYNPYTEPSFELFGRHPTTGELIEIGNSGMFRDEVLEPLGVDCDVMAWGLALERLAMLTTGAEDIRDLHGTLADLDFLRGAEVTY; encoded by the coding sequence ATGCAACTCCCCGAACCACAGGTCGCGGTGTTGAACGCCGCGAGCGCGACCGAGGAAACGCCGATCGACCGACTCGCCGAGGCGGCCGGACTCGAACCCGAAACCGCCACGCGGGCCGTCTTCGAGCTGCGGGACGAGGGCCTCCTCGACGTGGCCGAGCGCGAGACGGTCGAGTACGAACCCACCGACGAGGGCCGCACGTACGTCGAGAAGCACCTCCCCGAGACCCGGCTCTACCGCGCGGCGGTCGACGCCGGCGCCGACGAGGGGTCGGTCTCGATGGGGCAGGTCATCGGCGCGGCCGACCTCGCTGGCGACGCGGTCGACATCGCGCTGGCGAACTTCGGCCGGAAGGGGTACGGAACCATCGAGGGCGGCGACCTCTCGGCGGATCCCGACGCCGACCCCGACGCCGACCCCGAGGCGGAGGCGCTCGCTGCGCTCGTTGCGGGCGACGGCGTCGACGACGCCGACGACGACGTGCTCGACCGGCTGGTCTCGCGGAACCTCGCGGTCCGCCGCGACCGGACCGACCGGACGGTCACGCTCACCGATGCGGGCGTGACCGCGCTGATGGAGGGCGTCGAGGCCGCAGAGACGGTCGACCGGCTGACTCCGGAACTGCTGACCTCCGGGGAGTGGGAAGACGTCGAGTTCGCCGACTACAACGTCGAGGCCGACGCGCCCGCGGTCCAGGGCGGTTCCACGCACGTCCTCCGACAGACCGCAGAGCGCGTGAAGGACGTGCTCGTGGGAATGGGCTTCCGGGAGATGGACGGCCCCCACGCCGACGCGGACTTCTGGATCAACGACTGCCTGTTCATGCCCCAGGACCACCCCGCGCGGACCCACTGGGACCGCTTCGCCCTCGATACCCCGCCGATCGACGACCTCCCCGAGGACCTGGTCGACCGCGTCGAGGCCGCCCACCGCGAGGGGGTCGGTGAGGACGGCGACGGCTACCACTCGCCGTGGTCGGAGGAGTTCGCGCGGGCGATCGCGCTCCGGGGACACACCACCTCCCTGTCGATGCGGTATCTCTCCGGCGAGCAGGTCGGCGACCTCGACCCGCCGCAGCGGTTCTTCTCCGTCGAGAAGGTCTACCGTAACGACACGCTGGACGCGACCCATCTACTCGAGTTCTTCCAGATCGAGGGGTGGGTGATGGCCGAGGACCTCTCGGTGCGCGATCTGATGGGCACGTTCGTGGAGTTCTACGAGCAGTTCGGGATCACCGACATCCAGTTCAAACCCCATTACAACCCCTACACCGAGCCGTCCTTCGAGCTGTTCGGCCGCCACCCCACGACGGGCGAACTCATCGAGATCGGCAACTCCGGGATGTTCCGCGACGAGGTGCTCGAACCGCTCGGCGTCGACTGCGACGTGATGGCGTGGGGGCTGGCGCTGGAACGGCTCGCGATGCTGACCACGGGCGCGGAGGACATCCGCGACCTCCACGGGACGTTGGCCGATCTCGACTTCCTCCGCGGTGCGGAGGTGACCTACTGA
- a CDS encoding amphi-Trp domain-containing protein: protein MPEEVLFETEDRRSRAEIASYLRTLADKLDADGPITLTAGDQSVTVDPPERPTFEVKAEREGPGDGPGELSVEFEIEWDEGEGGDSGDGELSIE, encoded by the coding sequence ATGCCCGAAGAAGTGCTCTTCGAGACCGAGGACCGCCGGAGCCGGGCCGAGATCGCGTCGTACCTCCGGACGCTGGCGGACAAACTCGACGCCGACGGCCCGATCACGCTGACCGCCGGCGACCAGTCGGTGACCGTCGACCCCCCGGAACGGCCCACCTTCGAGGTGAAGGCCGAGCGCGAGGGACCGGGCGATGGACCGGGCGAACTGAGCGTCGAATTCGAGATCGAGTGGGATGAAGGGGAAGGCGGCGACAGTGGTGACGGCGAACTCTCGATCGAGTAA
- the pheT gene encoding phenylalanine--tRNA ligase subunit beta yields the protein MPVVDIDPDELRELTGHDEKSDEDLKDDLFGLGLEFEGETDEGLLQFEFGPDRLDRLSVEGVARSLRYQYGDDRGVDVPDTNDPDFTFVVDGDVPDARPYVTGAVVRGLDLDEAALESVIQLQEKLHATMGRKRAKGAIGIHDLVAIKGDTLGEAPNASEDSGGNSITYTGIAPGGDTFVPLDSDRELTPAEVLEEHSTGRTYADLVADYDRYPAIYDELGLFSFPPVINGRRTEVSTDSRELLIELTGTDQWTIDRMCAIICYALSARGATIEDVEVEYEGGSDAGGRTLRRPDFEVRSKSVTHDRIETMLGVDLTEREVVDLFERSGLDAAVADDAESDDADGPADATTYEVSIPPYRVDVLHPLDLVDDVGRAYGFDELDPRYPDVGTVGGRHERSRLEAATRDVLTGLGFEDLLNFHMISEPEVYDRMGVESGTDVLGGGDPVGITEPYSEDYTILRPWALPSLVMVLENNTHRAYPQDLAEVGLVAERDDDVNTRVAESRHVAAVLARTDATYEDAKARLQAVCRSFGVELETPPTAHPSFIDGRAASVVIDGDDVGVVGEIHPAVLVEHDLELPVAGFEFALEALGGE from the coding sequence ATGCCCGTCGTCGACATCGACCCCGACGAGCTCCGGGAGTTGACCGGCCACGACGAGAAGAGCGACGAAGATCTGAAGGACGACCTGTTCGGGCTCGGCCTCGAGTTCGAGGGCGAGACCGACGAGGGGTTGTTGCAGTTCGAGTTCGGCCCCGACCGCCTGGACCGCCTGTCGGTGGAGGGCGTCGCGCGCTCGCTGCGGTACCAGTACGGTGACGACCGCGGGGTCGACGTCCCCGACACGAACGACCCCGACTTCACGTTCGTCGTCGACGGCGACGTGCCCGACGCGCGGCCGTACGTCACCGGCGCGGTCGTCCGCGGCCTCGACCTCGACGAGGCGGCCTTGGAATCCGTGATCCAACTGCAGGAGAAGCTCCACGCCACGATGGGGCGGAAGCGCGCGAAGGGCGCCATCGGGATCCACGACCTCGTGGCGATCAAAGGCGACACGCTCGGCGAGGCGCCCAACGCCTCGGAGGACAGCGGCGGCAACTCCATCACCTACACCGGGATCGCGCCCGGCGGCGACACGTTCGTCCCGCTCGACAGCGACCGCGAACTGACACCCGCCGAGGTCCTTGAGGAGCACTCCACGGGTCGCACGTACGCCGACCTCGTCGCCGACTACGACCGCTACCCCGCGATCTACGACGAACTCGGGCTGTTCTCGTTCCCGCCGGTCATCAACGGCCGCCGAACCGAGGTCTCGACCGACTCGCGGGAACTCCTGATCGAACTCACCGGGACCGACCAGTGGACCATCGACCGGATGTGCGCCATCATCTGCTATGCGCTGTCGGCCCGCGGTGCCACGATCGAGGACGTCGAAGTCGAATACGAGGGCGGCTCCGACGCCGGCGGCCGAACGCTCCGGCGGCCGGACTTCGAGGTTCGGAGCAAGTCCGTCACCCACGACCGGATCGAGACGATGCTCGGGGTCGACCTCACGGAGCGGGAGGTCGTCGACCTCTTCGAGCGGTCGGGGCTGGACGCCGCCGTCGCGGACGATGCCGAGAGCGACGACGCCGACGGTCCCGCGGACGCCACCACCTACGAGGTGTCGATTCCGCCGTACCGCGTCGACGTGCTCCACCCACTCGACCTCGTCGACGACGTCGGTCGGGCGTACGGCTTCGACGAACTCGACCCCCGATATCCCGACGTCGGCACCGTCGGCGGCCGCCACGAGCGCTCGCGGCTGGAGGCCGCCACACGAGATGTCCTGACCGGGCTCGGGTTCGAGGATCTGCTGAACTTCCATATGATCTCCGAGCCGGAGGTCTACGACCGGATGGGCGTCGAGTCCGGGACTGACGTCCTCGGCGGCGGCGACCCCGTCGGGATCACCGAACCCTACAGCGAGGATTACACCATCCTCCGGCCGTGGGCGCTGCCCTCGCTCGTGATGGTGTTGGAGAACAACACCCACCGCGCGTACCCGCAGGACCTCGCGGAGGTCGGACTCGTGGCCGAGCGCGACGACGACGTCAACACCCGCGTGGCGGAGTCCAGACACGTCGCGGCCGTCCTCGCCCGCACCGACGCGACCTACGAGGACGCCAAAGCGCGGCTCCAGGCGGTCTGCCGGAGCTTCGGCGTCGAGCTGGAGACGCCGCCGACCGCCCACCCCTCGTTCATCGACGGCCGCGCGGCGTCGGTCGTGATCGACGGCGACGACGTGGGCGTCGTGGGCGAGATCCACCCCGCGGTTC